The Neochlamydia sp. AcF84 genome includes the window TTTGTAATGATTTACTTGTAAAGAAAATATAGCATTTTTTGATATAAAACTCTCCTAAAATATTGTCTCAGGGCAAAAAGGCTTTAAATCATGTTGAACTATTTAATTCCAAGTTATAGATTTTGCGATTAAGTTGAAGAAAAGGGCAAATCTTTTAAGCCTATCTCTGAAGCGATCTACTATGATTTAAAATTGTTTGAAAAGCTCGATCACATTCTCATCACAAGAGAGCATTTTAAGCGGACCTTAAGTTCCTGAGTTGTTGCCAGCAGCTCTTAAATCGGAATTATCAGTAACTCTATCTGCTTCTCAAGAAGCTGAACATACGTTTGAACTTCTTGAAGAAGTGGGTGTAAAAACACCCTCCCTACTTACAAGTAAATTTTTTTAATTTTAAAGTATTTTCCAACCTAGCAAAATTCTTACGTAGAGGAAAGAGGAAGAATTACTTTTTCAATAACTATTTCTTCCGCGTTAAACATATATAAGCTCTCTTATTCAGCTTTATTTTAGCTGAAGGAAGATTTTTTAATTTAAACTTCTTTTTCAATGCAGGCAAGCTTTTGGCTTGTCAATTGCTTTACAACTGGATCAGAAGAATGAAATGCTGCCTGGCTATACCAATAGCGAGCTAAATTTTCATCTTTTTCTATTCCTTCTCCATTTTCATAGCAGTAAGCCAACATCAATTCCGCTTTTGCATGGTTTGCTAGATTTATAGCTCGTCTGTAATATTCTAAAGCGTATTTCATATCTACTTCTACGCCGTTTCCCTGATAGTAACAATTTCCTAGCTGAAATAAACATTCTGCCCTAGCACTTTCTTCTAAAAGAGAATCATTAGCAAATAAGTAATTCCAATAAAGAGGAGATTCTAAATCTTTTTTGGTAAATAAAGGCTGAAGCTCTTGTTTATTGGGATTGAGGGAGTAATAATAAATATCCTTAATTTTTGCTTGTGTGGATGGGCTATATATTCCGTCAACTTCTTGAAGGAAGCGGGTAAATTGGCATCCATCATAAAATGTAGTCTGATTGGCTTCATCTACCACTGCTGCTAAAATGTAATCTAAATCTTTTTTAGCATTTTCATCCGCAAGTTCTACAAAACGTTTATTTCTGCACCACTCAATTTTTTCAAGGAGACTAGAGAGTTCAAAACTAATCTCGGGGTTTTTTACTTCTTGCCCCTTAACTAAGGAGGGACTATAATTGCTACTTATATTTGAATCATTTATAAACATAATCAACCTCATTATTTATTTTATTTAATATAATATTTTATTTGGAGAGTTTATGTCTAGCCCGATACCACCTCCAGGTCCTAGCTCTAATACTTCCTATCTTTCAGAAAAAACACAAGAAAAGAAAAGAAAAAGAGAAGCTCCAGCCCCTTCGAGCGAAGAATCAAGCCATGCTTCCCTTTTTCCACATGCTTCTCATACAGAGAAAATACAAGCTGTAAGGTTGGAAGAAATCAATCGTGCAAAGAAAATCAGACACACGCTTTCCCAAGAGTTGCAAAATCAGCAAAATGAAGAATCTGCTGCCGTCTCTTCTACTTTACCCTCACATCCTCCTCAGCCTACTTACTTACAACCTCCTCCTCCTCCACAGCAGCCTCACTATTACTCTCAAGGAATATTACCCCTCCCTTCCCATTTACCCTCAGCTTCTCTTCAAGAACGGAATTTGCCACCCTTGCCATCTTCTTATCCCTTAACACCTCCTCCTCAGCCTACTTACATACAGCCTCCTCCTCCACAACCTCCCTATTATTCTCAAGGTATATTACCCCTCCCATCCTATCCACCAACTCTTTTTCCTCCTTGGCATACACAGATGCATCCTTCGCAACCGTCTAATATTTATCCCCAACCGACGAGCCCAGCAGCACCTTCTCATTTACCAACCGCTTATCAACCCCTATTTCCACCTCCTGTCTCGACCAACTTACCAGCAGGACTATTACCCCTTCCGTCCTTGACTGCGACTTCTCCATTTCAAAGCTTGCCAAGAGGCTTATCCCAACCAACAGCTCGTTCTCCATTTTTGCCCGCTTGCCAGAGCCTAATCCCTCCTCCTATTTCTCAGAATTTCCCACCAGGAATGCTACCTTCTTCCTCAGCAGCAACCCTTCCTATATCGCCAAGCATTTCTAGACCTTTGCCATTCCCAGGATTGCAACTTTCTGCTTCTATAAGTTTAGAAAACATCGAGCTAACCAACATAGAAGAGGACGTTACGGGAAATAAATGGTTTACAGTCTTTCCCTCTTCCTCTATGAGAGACACACAAAGGATAGGTTCAGGAAAGGTTCTGAGCACAGAGGGGGGAGCCAATCTTGTAGAGCAGCTGAAAATCCATACGCAATCCCGTCTCGAAATTTTTACATATTTATGTGAATACTGCCAAACTCCTGATTTTAAGGCTAAAAATGTAAAAATTGCAAAGACCATAACCAAAGCCCTTCACTATTTTTATCCCGCCGATACGCCTTCACCTTTGCCTCAAGGAAAAGTGAAAGCTCATATTTCTATTATTCCGCGATTTAATGTAATGAAAGAAAGATATAAAAATGAATTTGTAGACAAGCAACTTTACCAAAAACTTAATTCAGTGGACATAGTGGATGAAGTGATTAACGAAATAGATGCTGAAGAAGAAGTAGAAGGAAGAACATTGGCTCTCGATTTACTAAGCCAGGTGGCAGAAGGAACACTAACCCCTTTTGAAGCAACCAGCCATTTAAAAGATCATATTTTAAAGATTTTTGAAAGAATAAAAAACGGCCAATTTAAATGGGAAGGCTGGACTAAAGAAGCAAATATTGCTAAACGGCGTGATAGAGGCGATGGGTGGGACCCAATAAGGCAACGAGCTACAGCCACTCAGATTGTTAAAGATTTTTTGGAACTAGGGTACGCTGAATCCATCTGAAGCTGGGTGAAAGCACAATTAAAGAACTGGCATTGCTATCATTAACTATACTTTCAAAAAATCCAGGCGTTTGCTTTTCTATGTTATACACTTTTGAGCAGCTCTTTATGCAAGCCTATACTTAATAAAACTGTGTTTTTAAGGAGAGAGCCAGCTTAAAGGGTTAATTCCCTTTTTAGCTATACAAATAAAGTTTCTTCAAGAGGTATTATAAGCTTGATTAACACTCTCAGGAGAGTCTAATTGAGATGTTTGCTTTGAGGGTGCTCGTATCAAGCCCAAGCTTATTTGCATTCCTATCAAGACAGAGTAATAATTTGTAGGAAAGAAATATAG containing:
- a CDS encoding sel1 repeat family protein, producing MFINDSNISSNYSPSLVKGQEVKNPEISFELSSLLEKIEWCRNKRFVELADENAKKDLDYILAAVVDEANQTTFYDGCQFTRFLQEVDGIYSPSTQAKIKDIYYYSLNPNKQELQPLFTKKDLESPLYWNYLFANDSLLEESARAECLFQLGNCYYQGNGVEVDMKYALEYYRRAINLANHAKAELMLAYCYENGEGIEKDENLARYWYSQAAFHSSDPVVKQLTSQKLACIEKEV